A region of Streptomyces halobius DNA encodes the following proteins:
- the uriH gene encoding uridine-preferring nucleoside hydrolase UriH: protein MARKIILDCDPGHDDAIAMLLAHGNPGIELVAVTTVVGNQTLEKVTRNALSVARIAGITGVPFAAGCPRPLVRDIVIAPDIHGETGLDGPELPEPAIEPDRRHAVDLIIDTVMSHEPGEITIVPTAGLTNIALAVRKEPRIAERVREVVLMGGGYHQGNWSAVAEFNIKIDPEAAHIVFNEKWPLTMVGLDLTHQALATPEVEAKIAAVGTRPATFVLELLDFFREAYRENQGFEFPPVHDPCAVAYVIDPDVMTVRKAPVDIELTGGLTLGMTVADFRAPAPADCTTQVAVALDHERFWNLVVDALERIGDAAA, encoded by the coding sequence TTGGCCAGAAAGATCATCCTCGACTGCGACCCGGGGCACGACGACGCGATCGCCATGCTCCTGGCCCACGGCAACCCCGGCATCGAGCTGGTCGCCGTCACGACCGTGGTCGGTAACCAGACGCTGGAGAAGGTGACCCGCAACGCCCTGTCGGTGGCGCGGATCGCCGGCATCACCGGAGTGCCCTTCGCGGCCGGCTGCCCGCGCCCCCTCGTCCGTGACATCGTGATCGCCCCCGACATACACGGCGAGACCGGCCTCGACGGCCCGGAGCTGCCCGAACCGGCGATCGAGCCGGACCGCCGGCACGCGGTCGACCTGATCATCGACACCGTGATGTCCCACGAGCCCGGTGAGATCACCATCGTCCCGACGGCCGGTCTGACGAACATCGCGCTGGCCGTGCGCAAGGAGCCCCGGATCGCCGAGCGGGTGCGCGAGGTCGTGCTGATGGGCGGCGGGTACCACCAGGGCAATTGGAGCGCGGTCGCCGAGTTCAACATCAAGATCGACCCCGAGGCCGCCCATATCGTCTTCAACGAGAAGTGGCCGCTCACCATGGTCGGCCTCGATCTCACACACCAGGCGCTGGCGACCCCCGAGGTCGAAGCGAAGATCGCCGCGGTCGGCACCAGGCCGGCCACGTTCGTGCTGGAGCTGCTGGACTTCTTCCGCGAGGCGTACCGGGAGAACCAGGGCTTCGAGTTCCCGCCGGTGCACGATCCGTGCGCGGTCGCATATGTGATCGATCCGGACGTCATGACGGTGCGCAAGGCCCCCGTGGACATCGAGCTCACCGGCGGACTGACCCTCGGTATGACGGTGGCGGACTTCCGTGCGCCGGCCCCGGCCGACTGCACCACCCAGGTCGCGGTCGCACTCGACCATGAGCGGTTCTGGAACCTCGTGGTGGACGCCCTCGAACGGATCGGCGACGCGGCGGCATGA